GTAAAACGTGTCATGGCTAACGAACGTTTGAGTATAACAGGTTGGCTTAAAACAAGATAAAAGCTTATCTGTTTTTTATTTTTTTATAAATAAATACGCCTACTAAAACTAGTCCTAATATTAAAAATAAACCTGCGCCACTTAAGAACTGTAAAATTTCCATTGTTTCTTTTTTTAGCAAATATACATGATAAAGCTGTGATTATTGAACTGCTGCTTTTGGTGCATATTGTTTTCTAAAGGCTATTATTAAGGCTCCAGCTCTAAACAACATCCACACTACAAAAGCTACCCAAATACTGTAGAGCTTATAGTCAAAATAATCTAATATAAATAAGGTTGGCACAAACCCTACAAAGGTAGAAATGAGTAAGACATTTCTTAGATATTTCATTTTACCTAATCCCTTAAAAATTCCATCGAAAATAAACGCGACGGCATTTAAAGGCTGCATAAGTGCTACTATCCAAAAAACTTCTTTGTAACGTTGTATAACCATAGGTTCTTTACTAAACAACAAACCTAGTGGTGTGTATAAAAGAAAGCCTATAACTACTAAAAATAGACCTACGGCCATACCATATAAAGAAACTTTTTTAGCTAGTTTTAGTAAGCCTTCATAATCTTTTGCACCAAGTAACCTTCCAGATAATATATTTCCCGCTGCCGCGTAACCATCAATAAAAAAAGCAGAGAAGAGCCAGATGTTTATGAGGATTGTTTGAGCTGCAATATAGTTTTTACCATAATCTGTAGCAAAAGCATTGGCTAAGTATAAGGCAACGTTTAGCGCAATAGTTCTTACAAATAAGTTTAAAGCCATTCCTATTAGAGTATACAGCTCTGTATGAATAGGGAATTTTAATCTAAGACTAATATTTGTTTTCTTTAGTAAAAGAAGTAATGCTAAAATGGCCATTACCGCTTGAGCTATAAGACTCGCATAAGCAGCTCCCTTTAAACCAAATTCTGGTATATAGCCATCAATACCATACACTAATATAAAATCTAAGCCTATGTTTAATACTGCTCCTATAATAGCAACTACCATTGGCCAGAAGGTATTTTGTAATCCTCTAAAAATGCCAAACACCGCAAACGTAAAAAGTGTTAGAGGAAATCCCCAAACACGTATTTCATAATAGTCTACACAATACTTTAAAATAAGACCGTCTGCATTATAAAGACTAAATATATCTTGGATAAAGAAAACTGTGCTCCCTAATATAACAATGCTAAGTAAGACATTAAAATATATAGCTTGTGCGGGTAACGTTGAAACCTCATCAAGTTTATTAGCGCCATAATATTGGGATATAATGGCTTGAAGAGCACTTCGTGTTTGCCCTAAAATCCATATTAAAGCAGACAAAAAAGAACCTACAATCCCAACGGCAGCTAAGGCTTCTGTAGCGTTAACATCAATATTTCCTACTACCGCCGCATCTGTTGCAGAAAGAATTGGTTCTGCAATACCTGTTAGCAATGCTGGTATTGCCAACTTGTTTATGTGCTTAAAAGAAATATTGAGTTTAGACATGATTAAAAACTCTTACCAAATTTATTACCTATCAAATTTGGCAACTGTTGCGTATTGTAAATTTAGCATATCCATTTGTGTAAACAATAATGGAATGTTAAACAGCAATGGTCTTATAGATTTTGTTTTGTTTATACCTTCATGTGTGGTGATTGTATATCCAGCATCTTTATACATGGTTTTAATGCTCTTATTAGTAAAGAACCTTAAATGTGTTTTATCCATAATACCATGACCTTCGTACTGCCAATCTTTTTTTACAAGTAGTTTTATAAAAGCATTGTAATACCTCATATTGGGAATTGAGCTTATAACAACACCACTTGGTGCTAACTTGTGTTTTATTTGGTCTAAAACATCATAAGGATCTACAAGATGCTCAAGAACATCATTAAAATATATTACATCAAAGAAATTGTCTGGTAAATCTTTTATAAAAGATTCACAAGGTCCTGAAAATACGTTGTCTAAAACCTGTTCTGCTTGTTTAGCTTCTTCATCCATGTATTCAATACCCCAAACTTCAGCAGAATTTTTAGTTTTTATTGTTGCTGCAAAAGCACCGTTACCACAACCAACGTCTAATACTTTTTTAGCATTAGCTGGAAGATAGGCCAGCATTTCTTGTCTCACATTATTATAATAGCCGTCTGGTTTATTGTTGTAATCCATATTTGTTTTTAGAGATGTTATTTTGAAGGGCACGAATTTAGACAAAAAAAGAGCATTACCACTAAAAGTATAGGAATGTACAAGTGAAAGGCAATAACTAAAGATGTTTTTTAGAAAATGTGTTACTTTGTACTAAATCCTAACAATGGTCTCTAATCTTAAATGTTCACTTATAACACCAACCTATAATTGGCCTGAAGCCTTAGAGCTTCTGTTGTTAAGTATTAAAAATCAAACACATTTACCTAATGAAGTAATCATAGGAGATGATGGCTCTACTCAAGACACCAAAAATCTTATAGAACGCATGCAGGCAGATTTTCCTGTGCCATTACACCATATTTGGCATGAAGATCTTAAAAACAGAAAGCCTGCAATTATGAACAAAGCTATTGCTAGCGCTAAATATGATTATATTATAGAAATAGATGGCGATATTATTATGCATAAAGATTTTGTGAAAGACCACTTATCTCTAGCTGAAAAAGGTCAGTTTTTATATGGCAGTAGAGTTAATATACAAGAAGACTATTTGCAGACTCTTTTCAAAGAGAAAAAAATAACATTTAATTATTTTTCGAAAGGCATAAAAAAAAGAGGCAGAACTTTAAGAATTCCTTTTTTAGCAAATTCTTATAAAAAAGAAGACTCGCGTTCTTCTAAATTAAGAGGTTGTAACATGTCTTTTTGGAGAGATGATTTTATTAAGGTTAATGGGTTTAATGAAGGTTTAACCGGTTGGGGAATAGATGACAGTGAAATGATACAACGCCTTATTAATATAGGTGTAAAAGGCAAGCGTCTTAAGTTTAAAGGTATTGTGTATCATATTTATCATAAGGAACAAGACAAAAGCCATATTGAGATTAATGAAATTATAGAACGCGAAACCACAGAAAAAAACCTAACCTATATTGAAAAAGGTGTAGACCAGTATCTTAAAAACGAATAAATGGTCGATATATCTATCATCATCATAAACTACAATTCTGAAGATTATACGGTTAACTGTATAAAATCATTGTTTGAGCATACCTCAACTACTTTAAAATGCCAATACATAATTGTAGATAACGGCTCTACTAAAAAAAGTTACCTACACGTTAAAAATTATATTGACTCTATTGCTAATGAACACCCTATAATATTAGTAAGAAGTAACATAAATACAGGTTTTGGTGGCGGAAATATGCTAGGTGTACAACACGCTAAAGGACAGTATTTAGCATTTGTAAATAATGATACTGTCTTAGAGAGTGATTGTCTAGTTGTGTTAAAGAAATTTATGGACACGCGTCCAGATGTTGGTGTTTGTGGTCCACAAGCTTTTACAGACGACAAAAAAATATTGCCTACTATAGATCATTTTGCATCTCCAGTAAGAGAAATATTTGGAAGAAGTTTCTTGGAAACCATACAGCCTAAAAAGTACCCTAAACGAAAGCGTTTGTACAGCACTCCGCAACAAGGACAATTTATAGCAGGAAGTTTTATGTTTTTTAGAGCATCAGACTTTAATACAATTGGTGGTTTCGACACTAATATTTTCCTTTATTATGAAGAAACAGATACTTGTAGAAGACTAGCTAAATTAAACAAAAGCGCATACTTAGTTCCGGAAGCTTCTTTTATACATTATCACGGTGCAAGCACCGAAAAATCTGTAGCCATTAAAACCGAATTAAAGATTTCCCTATTATATGTGGTAAGAAAACATCAAGGCTTAATTCCTTTTTATATTCTACTTACGTTTCTTCAAGTAAGGTACTTTATAAGTAGCCTTGTAAAACCTAAATATTGGAGTTTATTTTATACGTTGTTTTTACAAGCACCATTAACAAGGTCTCTTAAGCACAAACAACAAATTACACCTATCTATTAAACCTATGAATATTTTAATAGAATGCAGGTACGCAATTATCCCAACCAAAACTTATGGTGGCATAGAGCGTGTTATTTGGTGTTTAGGAAAAGAGTTGAGTAATTTAGGGCACCAAGTCTATTTCCTGGTTGATAAAACGTCTGTCTGTAACTTTGCTACAGTAATACCTTATGATGCATCTAAATCCATTGAAAGTCATATCCCAGAATTCATAGATGTTATTCACTTTAATAGAACACCAACATTTAAAGTTAAGAAACCCTATGTGGTCACTATACACACAAATCCTCCAGAAAGTGAGAATCTAAGTAAAAACACCATTTTTATATCTAAAAACCATGCGAAACGTTATGGCTCTGAAGCTTTTGTATACAATGGGATAGATTGGAGTGACTATCCTAAGCCTAATTTAGAGAGTACTAGAAACGGATTTCATTTCTTAGGCAAATCAGCTTGGAAATTAAAAAATGTCTTTGGTGCTGCAAAGATTGCACTAGCTGCTAATGAAAAATTACATGTGCTTGGCGGAAAACGATTTACATTTAGAAACTTTAAAAGAGGTTTGGTATATATGTTAAGCCCTAAAGTGATATTTCACGGCATGGTAAATAACCAAAAGAAAATTGAAGTTGCAGAAAGCTCTAAAGCCCTAGTTTTTCCTGTTATATGGAATGAACCTTTTGGCTTGGCAATTATTGAAAGCCTTTATGCTGGCTGTGCTGTGTTTGGTACTAAAGTAGGTGCATTAGAGGAATTAATCTCACCAGAAGTAGGTGTAACAAGCAACTCATATGAAGATTTAATTTTTGCTGCAAAATCCTTTAATTACAATCCTAAAGCTTGTTATGACTATGCTGTAAAAAACTTTAATGCCAAGGTAATGGCTCTTGGTTATATCGCTTATTACAATACAGTTTTAGCTGGAGACACTGTTAATCCTGAGCCACCAAAATTTGTTTCAGAATATAATACTGTTCCAAAAATTGTATAAAAACAAGTTTAAAACACTTAAAAATTACTCGTACTTTTACTTATATTTCTTTCAATAAAACATAATTATGAAAAACATACTCGTACCTATAGGCTCTTCAAAAAATGCAATTAGTAATTTACAATATGCTATAGATTTGGCGTCATTTATAGGTGATGTAAATGTGTATGTTATTTCTGTTTTTAAAGAATTTTCTAAAGCTGGAACAGGAACAAGGCTTAATAGGGTTATAGAAGACGACACCAAGAATAATCTTGAAGATGTTATAAATGCTGTGGACAAAAAAGACATTTCGGTTGTAGCACATCCATTAAAAGGCAATGTCGTTGAAGGTGTAGAGCGTTTTAACAAGCATATTCCTGTAGATTTAATGGTTATTGGCCCAAGAAGTAATTCTGTTAAAGAAGAAGTTTATTTAGGAAACACTTCTGGTAAACTTGTAAAACAAACCAACATACCAATTTTAGTAGTACCAGAAGGTTACACGTTTAAAAATGTAGACAGTATCTTAATGGCCTTTAAAAGCGGTACAATTAGTAAGAAAAAGGTCTTAAACCCATTAATGGAGCTTATTGAAGGTTTTGATGCTGAATTAAACTTATTACGAGTAATTACACCAGACGCTACAGAGGAAGATGCGAAGATTAATGACCGTCTTACAAAAATTAAGAACAGTATAGTTGAGACAGAAAATGCCACTACATTTCAAGGAGTACTAGAACACTTTCAAAGTCATAATCCAGATATGCTTTGTGTAGTGAGACGTAAACGCGGATTTTTCAAAAAGCTTTGGGAAAAGAACATTATCCTTAAAAAAGAGTTTTACTGCAATATCCCATTGTTAGTATTAAGCGGAAAATAAAATTTCAACATTTTTGGGGGATTAGCTCAGTTGGCTAGAGCGCTACGCTGGCAGCGTAGAGGCCATCGGTTCGAATCCGATATTCTCCACAAAAAAAGCCGAAACTAATAATTTCGGCTTTTTTTTGTATTCTTAAAGTAACTAACTATTTGTTATCTACTTTTTTTGTGTCTTCATCGTCGTCTTTGCTGGCATCTTTAAATTCTTTAATACCACTTCCTAAACCACGCATTAATTCTGGAATTTTACGACCTCCAAATAATAAAAGTACAACCACTACGATTAGTATAATCTGTGGTGCTCCAATTGCTAAAGATATAGATGCTAAAATCATTGTCATTATATTTATAGACTGCAAATTTACTAAGAAATTTGTTATCTCTTCTATTAATAGAATATAATTCAATAACCAAACGTTTTCTTAGTGGTAATATCGAAAATAGTATCTTTGTGAACCAGCAAAACGCTATGGCTAAGAAAGAAAAAAAACAACTTAAGAAAAGACTGCTTCATAAATACCGAATGGTTATTTTAAATGAAGACACTTTTGAAGAGCGCGTCTCTTTAAAGTTAACGCGTTTAAACGTGTTTATATTAGTTACACTAACGTCTTTATTGCTTATTGCAGGAACAACAGTACTTATTGCCTTTACTCCTTTAAAAGAATATATTCCTGGTTATTCTTCTACAAGTTTAAAGCTAAAAGCTACAGAGCTTACTTATAAAACAGACTCGCTAGAAACAGCACTTGCCATTAATAATCAATATTACGAAAGCATTAAAAAGGTGCTTAGTGGCGATGTTAAGTCTACAGATATTGATAAAGATTCAATTTTAGAAGCAGCAAGAATAAGTATAGACTCTATTAACCTGTCACCTTCTGAAGAAGATTTAAAGCTAAGAGAAAAGGTAGCTTTAGAAGACAAGTATAATGTCTTTGAAGAAACAAACCCTTCAAATTTAAATGTTACACTGTTTCCTCCAGTAAACGGTAGCATTTCCGAAGGTTATAATTTTAAAGAAAAACATTACGCTGTAGATGTTGTTGTTGCTAAAGATGCACCAATTAAAGCTGCAGCAGACGGTACCGTGATATTTGCAGAATGGACAGCAGAAACCGGCTATGTTATTATAATTGAACACGGCAATAGTTTAATAACCGTATACAAACACAACTCTGCATTACAAAAAGAACAAGGCTCTTTAGTAAGTACTGGCGAAGTTATAGCCACAGCAGGATCTACTGGAGAGTACACTACAGGACCACATTTACATTTTGAGATTTGGAGTAATGGATACCCATTAAATCCTTCAGATCTTATAGATTTCGAATAACCTATGTCATTAAAATCTTTTGCAGCAAAAGTCTTTGCTCATTATCACAGGAGAAAAATAGATCGTTGGGCAGCTAATCCTATTAAAACACAAGAGCGTGTTTTAAGGGAATTAATTAATGGTGCCAAAGACACCAAATTTGGTAAGGATCATAATTTTGTAATTATTAAAGACCATACAGATTTTGCTAAATATGTACCCGTAAGAGATTATGAAGATCTTAAGCCTTATGTAGAAGAAGCTGTAGCTGGAAAAGAGGATATCTTATGGAAAGGTAAACCTCTTTATTTTGCAAAAACCTCTGGTACCACAAGTGGATCAAAATATATTCCTTTAACCAAGGAGTCTATGCCTGGTCATATAAACGCTGCAAGAAATGCCATACTTTGTTATATAGCTGAAACAAACAATGCAGATTTTGTCGATGGAAAAATGATTTTTCTGCAAGGAAGTCCCGAGCTAAATGAGCAAAACGGTATTAAGTTGGGACGCCTATCTGGTATTGTAGCCCATTTTGTACCAAACTACCTTCAAAAAAACAGAATGCCAAGTTGGGAAACCAACTGTATAGAAGATTGGGAAACAAAGGTAGATGCTGTTGTAGAGGAAACCATTAATGAAGACATGACTGTTATTAGTGGTATTCCGCCTTGGGTGCAAATGTATTTTGAACGTTTAAAGGAAAAAAGCGATAAGGATATAAAAGACCTTTTTAAAAACTTTAATCTTTTTATTTATGGCGGCGTTAACTATGAGCCGTATAAACCCATTTTTGAAAAGTTAATTGGGAAGAAAGTAAATAGTATTGAACTTTATCCAGCATCTGAAGGTTTTTTTGCATTTCAGGACAAACAAGATGATAATGGCATGTTGCTTCAGCTAGATTCTGGTATATTCTATGAATTTATTGAAGCAGATAAATTTTTCGACAAAAACCCTAAACGCCTTACATTAAAAGACATTAAGTTAAATGTAAACTATGTTATGCTAATCTCTAGCAATGCAGGATTATGGGCTTATAATGTTGGAGATACCGTTCAGTTTACTTCACTTAAACCATTTAAAGTAATAGTCTCCGGACGCATAAAACATTTTATTTCTGCGTTTGGCGAACATGTGATTGCCAAAGAAGTTGAGGAGGCAATGAAAGATGCTTGTAGTTCTTACCAAGTCTCTATAAGTGAGTTTACTGTAGCACCTCAAATAGAACCAAAACAAGGACTACCCTATCACGAATGGTTTGTAGAGTTTGAAACAGAGCCAAAAGATATAGCTGCATTTTCAAGCAGAATAGACCAGGCTTTACAACAGCAAAATTCTTATTACAAAGATTTAATAGATGGAAAAATTCTTAGACCACTAGAGATTTTTAAAGTAAAAAAGAATGGCTTTAAGGAATATATGAAAACTCAGGGCAAATTAGGCGGTCAAAACAAACTGCCAAGACTGTCTAACGACCGTAAAATAGCAAATAGCCTTTACGAATTGCAATCTTAAAAAAACTATCTTAGCATTATATAATGAGTAAGGAAACACAAAATAACAGAAGCAGAGCACAAGAAAGTACAAATGCCATAGAGCGCATGTACATAACGATGAGACATTTGTTTAATCGCGGATTTTATAAGCCTATGGGCGTTTCTGGAGAAACACTAAGAGAATCTCTACTAACATTACGACCAGAAATATATGGTACAATAGCAGAAGAAAAAGTAGAGCTTCAAGGTTTGCTTTATGTTATAGACAGGCTGCCTTTTGGTATTGAAGAATGTAGTTTTATAAACTTAACGAGTGATGAAGGTTACGGTGACTCTCACTTTAAGCCTATTATTCCTCCTAAAAGAAGACGTAACTGCTATCGTATAGATGATGAGCAGATGAATATTGAAATTACTAGAG
This region of Croceibacter atlanticus HTCC2559 genomic DNA includes:
- a CDS encoding universal stress protein yields the protein MKNILVPIGSSKNAISNLQYAIDLASFIGDVNVYVISVFKEFSKAGTGTRLNRVIEDDTKNNLEDVINAVDKKDISVVAHPLKGNVVEGVERFNKHIPVDLMVIGPRSNSVKEEVYLGNTSGKLVKQTNIPILVVPEGYTFKNVDSILMAFKSGTISKKKVLNPLMELIEGFDAELNLLRVITPDATEEDAKINDRLTKIKNSIVETENATTFQGVLEHFQSHNPDMLCVVRRKRGFFKKLWEKNIILKKEFYCNIPLLVLSGK
- a CDS encoding GH3 auxin-responsive promoter family protein, yielding MSLKSFAAKVFAHYHRRKIDRWAANPIKTQERVLRELINGAKDTKFGKDHNFVIIKDHTDFAKYVPVRDYEDLKPYVEEAVAGKEDILWKGKPLYFAKTSGTTSGSKYIPLTKESMPGHINAARNAILCYIAETNNADFVDGKMIFLQGSPELNEQNGIKLGRLSGIVAHFVPNYLQKNRMPSWETNCIEDWETKVDAVVEETINEDMTVISGIPPWVQMYFERLKEKSDKDIKDLFKNFNLFIYGGVNYEPYKPIFEKLIGKKVNSIELYPASEGFFAFQDKQDDNGMLLQLDSGIFYEFIEADKFFDKNPKRLTLKDIKLNVNYVMLISSNAGLWAYNVGDTVQFTSLKPFKVIVSGRIKHFISAFGEHVIAKEVEEAMKDACSSYQVSISEFTVAPQIEPKQGLPYHEWFVEFETEPKDIAAFSSRIDQALQQQNSYYKDLIDGKILRPLEIFKVKKNGFKEYMKTQGKLGGQNKLPRLSNDRKIANSLYELQS
- the tatA gene encoding twin-arginine translocase TatA/TatE family subunit; this translates as MILASISLAIGAPQIILIVVVVLLLFGGRKIPELMRGLGSGIKEFKDASKDDDEDTKKVDNK
- a CDS encoding class I SAM-dependent methyltransferase, with the protein product MDYNNKPDGYYNNVRQEMLAYLPANAKKVLDVGCGNGAFAATIKTKNSAEVWGIEYMDEEAKQAEQVLDNVFSGPCESFIKDLPDNFFDVIYFNDVLEHLVDPYDVLDQIKHKLAPSGVVISSIPNMRYYNAFIKLLVKKDWQYEGHGIMDKTHLRFFTNKSIKTMYKDAGYTITTHEGINKTKSIRPLLFNIPLLFTQMDMLNLQYATVAKFDR
- a CDS encoding glycosyltransferase → MNILIECRYAIIPTKTYGGIERVIWCLGKELSNLGHQVYFLVDKTSVCNFATVIPYDASKSIESHIPEFIDVIHFNRTPTFKVKKPYVVTIHTNPPESENLSKNTIFISKNHAKRYGSEAFVYNGIDWSDYPKPNLESTRNGFHFLGKSAWKLKNVFGAAKIALAANEKLHVLGGKRFTFRNFKRGLVYMLSPKVIFHGMVNNQKKIEVAESSKALVFPVIWNEPFGLAIIESLYAGCAVFGTKVGALEELISPEVGVTSNSYEDLIFAAKSFNYNPKACYDYAVKNFNAKVMALGYIAYYNTVLAGDTVNPEPPKFVSEYNTVPKIV
- a CDS encoding glycosyltransferase family 2 protein; the protein is MVSNLKCSLITPTYNWPEALELLLLSIKNQTHLPNEVIIGDDGSTQDTKNLIERMQADFPVPLHHIWHEDLKNRKPAIMNKAIASAKYDYIIEIDGDIIMHKDFVKDHLSLAEKGQFLYGSRVNIQEDYLQTLFKEKKITFNYFSKGIKKRGRTLRIPFLANSYKKEDSRSSKLRGCNMSFWRDDFIKVNGFNEGLTGWGIDDSEMIQRLINIGVKGKRLKFKGIVYHIYHKEQDKSHIEINEIIERETTEKNLTYIEKGVDQYLKNE
- a CDS encoding M23 family metallopeptidase; this encodes MAKKEKKQLKKRLLHKYRMVILNEDTFEERVSLKLTRLNVFILVTLTSLLLIAGTTVLIAFTPLKEYIPGYSSTSLKLKATELTYKTDSLETALAINNQYYESIKKVLSGDVKSTDIDKDSILEAARISIDSINLSPSEEDLKLREKVALEDKYNVFEETNPSNLNVTLFPPVNGSISEGYNFKEKHYAVDVVVAKDAPIKAAADGTVIFAEWTAETGYVIIIEHGNSLITVYKHNSALQKEQGSLVSTGEVIATAGSTGEYTTGPHLHFEIWSNGYPLNPSDLIDFE
- a CDS encoding MATE family efflux transporter, whose amino-acid sequence is MSKLNISFKHINKLAIPALLTGIAEPILSATDAAVVGNIDVNATEALAAVGIVGSFLSALIWILGQTRSALQAIISQYYGANKLDEVSTLPAQAIYFNVLLSIVILGSTVFFIQDIFSLYNADGLILKYCVDYYEIRVWGFPLTLFTFAVFGIFRGLQNTFWPMVVAIIGAVLNIGLDFILVYGIDGYIPEFGLKGAAYASLIAQAVMAILALLLLLKKTNISLRLKFPIHTELYTLIGMALNLFVRTIALNVALYLANAFATDYGKNYIAAQTILINIWLFSAFFIDGYAAAGNILSGRLLGAKDYEGLLKLAKKVSLYGMAVGLFLVVIGFLLYTPLGLLFSKEPMVIQRYKEVFWIVALMQPLNAVAFIFDGIFKGLGKMKYLRNVLLISTFVGFVPTLFILDYFDYKLYSIWVAFVVWMLFRAGALIIAFRKQYAPKAAVQ
- a CDS encoding glycosyltransferase family 2 protein, with translation MVDISIIIINYNSEDYTVNCIKSLFEHTSTTLKCQYIIVDNGSTKKSYLHVKNYIDSIANEHPIILVRSNINTGFGGGNMLGVQHAKGQYLAFVNNDTVLESDCLVVLKKFMDTRPDVGVCGPQAFTDDKKILPTIDHFASPVREIFGRSFLETIQPKKYPKRKRLYSTPQQGQFIAGSFMFFRASDFNTIGGFDTNIFLYYEETDTCRRLAKLNKSAYLVPEASFIHYHGASTEKSVAIKTELKISLLYVVRKHQGLIPFYILLTFLQVRYFISSLVKPKYWSLFYTLFLQAPLTRSLKHKQQITPIY